In a single window of the Nocardiopsis composta genome:
- a CDS encoding DUF397 domain-containing protein, with amino-acid sequence MIVEFRKSSYSSGGDNCVEVARVAPVFRKSSYSSSGENCVEVAELATGAAVRDSKHPELGYLPVGTAEWAAFTGSLRLGAFED; translated from the coding sequence ATGATCGTGGAGTTCCGCAAGTCCTCCTACTCCTCCGGCGGGGACAACTGCGTCGAGGTGGCCCGGGTGGCCCCGGTGTTCCGCAAGTCCTCCTATTCCTCCAGCGGGGAGAACTGCGTCGAGGTCGCCGAGCTGGCCACCGGTGCGGCGGTCCGCGATTCCAAGCACCCGGAGCTGGGGTACCTGCCCGTCGGTACGGCCGAGTGGGCGGCCTTCACCGGCTCCCTGCGCCTGGGCGCCTTCGAGGACTGA
- a CDS encoding TOBE domain-containing protein codes for MRLSARNRIPATVTGVTQGEATANVELDAGGVRLVASITAEAARELGVAEGSRVVAVIKASDVILGVEG; via the coding sequence ATGCGGCTCAGCGCGCGCAACAGGATTCCGGCCACGGTGACCGGGGTGACGCAGGGGGAGGCGACGGCCAACGTCGAGCTGGACGCCGGCGGGGTGCGGCTGGTCGCGTCCATCACCGCCGAGGCCGCCCGGGAGCTGGGGGTGGCCGAGGGGAGCAGGGTGGTGGCGGTGATCAAGGCGTCCGACGTCATCCTCGGCGTGGAGGGCTGA